From the Lampris incognitus isolate fLamInc1 chromosome 10, fLamInc1.hap2, whole genome shotgun sequence genome, one window contains:
- the phospho1 gene encoding probable phosphatase phospho1 isoform X1, with the protein MGDAFFNCCYVPPPPPGEEEPQRSRRTSNMASHSAQISSDKRFLIFFDFDETIVDETSDDMVVQASPGQHLPVWLKDTYQPGRYNEYMQRVLAYLAEQGVTESDIRTIMEKLPPTPGMLALFQFLRTRPPQDFEIVLVSDANIFFIESWLRRVGARQLFHRIFTNPATFNRDGRLVLRPFHSHDCQRCPENMCKQVIVRDYVTRRTQERGRPYQRVFYVGDGANDFCPALILGPRDVAFPRRDFPMHRLITETHEATPGELKAVTVPWVSAEDVVQRLRKLVAE; encoded by the coding sequence ATGGGGGACGCTTTCTTCAACTGCTGTTATGTCCCACCCCCTCCCCCAGGCGAGGAGGAACCCCAAAGATCCAGACGTACATCTAACATGGCCTCACATTCAGCACAGATCTCCTCTGACAAGCGCTTCCTCATCTTCTTTGACTTTGATGAGACCATCGTGGACGAGACCAGCGATGACATGGTGGTGCAAGCCTCTCCGGGGCAGCACCTCCCAGTCTGGCTCAAAGACACCTACCAGCCGGGCCGGTACAACGAGTACATGCAGCGGGTGTTGGCTTACCTAGCGGAGCAAGGAGTGACCGAGAGCGACATCCGTACGATCATGGAGAAGCTCCCTCCCACCCCTGGCATGCTAGCCCTCTTCCAGTTCCTCCGCACACGGCCTCCGCAGGACTTTGAGATAGTGCTGGTGTCTGACGCCAACATTTTCTTCATCGAGTCCTGGCTCCGCCGGGTGGGAGCCCGCCAGCTCTTCCACAGGATCTTCACCAACCCGGCCACCTTCAACAGGGACGGCCGACTGGTGCTGCGCCCCTTCCACTCCCACGACTGCCAGCGATGCCCCGAGAACATGTGCAAGCAGGTTATCGTCAGAGATTATGTGACCCGCAGGACACAGGAGCGTGGGCGACCATACCAGAGGGTGTTCTACGTGGGTGATGGCGCCAACGACTTCTGCCCGGCACTCATCCTGGGGCCGAGGGATGTGGCGTTCCCACGACGAGACTTCCCCATGCACCGCCTCATCACCGAGACCCACGAGGCGACGCCAGGCGAGCTGAAGGCCGTCACTGTACCGTGGGTCAGTGCGGAGGATGTGGTGCAGCGACTTAGAAAGCTGGTGGCAGAGTAG
- the phospho1 gene encoding probable phosphatase phospho1 isoform X2, with protein MASHSAQISSDKRFLIFFDFDETIVDETSDDMVVQASPGQHLPVWLKDTYQPGRYNEYMQRVLAYLAEQGVTESDIRTIMEKLPPTPGMLALFQFLRTRPPQDFEIVLVSDANIFFIESWLRRVGARQLFHRIFTNPATFNRDGRLVLRPFHSHDCQRCPENMCKQVIVRDYVTRRTQERGRPYQRVFYVGDGANDFCPALILGPRDVAFPRRDFPMHRLITETHEATPGELKAVTVPWVSAEDVVQRLRKLVAE; from the coding sequence ATGGCCTCACATTCAGCACAGATCTCCTCTGACAAGCGCTTCCTCATCTTCTTTGACTTTGATGAGACCATCGTGGACGAGACCAGCGATGACATGGTGGTGCAAGCCTCTCCGGGGCAGCACCTCCCAGTCTGGCTCAAAGACACCTACCAGCCGGGCCGGTACAACGAGTACATGCAGCGGGTGTTGGCTTACCTAGCGGAGCAAGGAGTGACCGAGAGCGACATCCGTACGATCATGGAGAAGCTCCCTCCCACCCCTGGCATGCTAGCCCTCTTCCAGTTCCTCCGCACACGGCCTCCGCAGGACTTTGAGATAGTGCTGGTGTCTGACGCCAACATTTTCTTCATCGAGTCCTGGCTCCGCCGGGTGGGAGCCCGCCAGCTCTTCCACAGGATCTTCACCAACCCGGCCACCTTCAACAGGGACGGCCGACTGGTGCTGCGCCCCTTCCACTCCCACGACTGCCAGCGATGCCCCGAGAACATGTGCAAGCAGGTTATCGTCAGAGATTATGTGACCCGCAGGACACAGGAGCGTGGGCGACCATACCAGAGGGTGTTCTACGTGGGTGATGGCGCCAACGACTTCTGCCCGGCACTCATCCTGGGGCCGAGGGATGTGGCGTTCCCACGACGAGACTTCCCCATGCACCGCCTCATCACCGAGACCCACGAGGCGACGCCAGGCGAGCTGAAGGCCGTCACTGTACCGTGGGTCAGTGCGGAGGATGTGGTGCAGCGACTTAGAAAGCTGGTGGCAGAGTAG